One window of Calypte anna isolate BGI_N300 chromosome 9, bCalAnn1_v1.p, whole genome shotgun sequence genomic DNA carries:
- the GRK7 gene encoding rhodopsin kinase GRK7, whose translation MCDMGGLDNLIANTAYLQARKSGDADAKEMQKRRRSLSLPKIEQCGEVRQSLVADYDSICEQQPIGKRFFRDFLETVPEYVVARDFLDEVSSWELAEDNIKSSTMENIFTNFLKTGAKNYLSFMSSDLANKCQTATAKDYEAIIQLVKDETKQFLKDKPFQDFQSSPLYDKFLQWKVFEKQPVTEKYFYEFRVLGKGGFGEVCAIQVKNTGKMYACKKLDKKRLKKKGGEKMALLEKEILEKVNSPFIVTLAYAYESKTHLCLVMSLMNGGDLKYHIYNVGERGLDVNRVIYYSAQITCGILHLHSIKILYRDMKPENVLLDDNGNCRLSDLGLAVEVKEGKTINQRAGTNGYMAPEILKDENYSYPVDWFAMGCSIYEMIAGRTPFKDYKEKVNKDEVKRRTLEDEVKFEHANFSEEAKDICRLFLAKKKENRLGSRNEDDDPRKHSFFKTINFHRLEANLVDPPFVPDPSVVYAKDIGDIADFSEVRGIEFDDKDKKFFQKFATGAVPIPWQEEIIETGLFEELNDPNRVESGKYANGGEAKSGVCLLL comes from the exons ATGTGTGACATGGGGGGACTTGACAACCTGATTGCCAACACGGCCTATCTGCAGGCAAGGAAGAGTGGAGATGCAGATGCCAAGGAGATGCAAAAGAGACGTAGGAGTCTCTCACTGCCCAAGATTGAGCAATGTGGAGAGGTTAGACAGTCTCTTGTTGCTGATTATGACAGCATCTGTGAGCAGCAGCCTATTGGCAAGAGATTCTTCAGAGATTTCTTAGAGACTGTGCCAGAATATGTGGTAGCTAGGGACTTCCTGGATGAGGTGTCAAGCTGGGAGTTGGCAGAGGACAACATCAAGAGCAGTACCATGGAGAATATATTCACCAATTTTCTTAAGACAGGCGCCAAAAACTATTTGTCTTTCATGAGTTCTGACTTGGCCAACAAATGCCAGACAGCTACTGCAAAAGACTATGAGGCTATCATACAGCTGGTGAAGGACGAAACCAAGCAGTTCCTTAAAGACAAGCCCTTCCAGGACTTCCAGAGCAGCCCTTTATATGACAAATTTCTCCAATGGAAAGTTTTTGAGAAGCAGCCGGTAACTGAGAAATACTTCTATGAATTCCGAGTGCTGGGCAAAGGCGGCTTCGGAGAG GTTTGTGCCATCCAGGTAAAAAATACAGGCAAGATGTATGCCTGCAAGAAACTGGATAAGAAAAGGTTGAAAAAGAAGGGTGGGGAGAAGATGGCACTACTGGAGAAAGAGATTTTGGAGAAGGTCAACAGCCCTTTCATAGTCACACTAGCTTATGCCTACGAGAGCAAAACCCATCTGTGTCTTGTCATGAGCCTCATGAATGGTGGCGATCTGAAGTATCACATCTACAACGTGGGAGAAAGGGGCTTGGATGTGAACAGGGTCATCTATTACTCAGCTCAGATCACCTGTGGGATTCTGCATCTCCATTCTATCAAGATCCTGTATCGCGACATGAAACCAGAAAATGTCCTCCTGGATGATAATGGTAATTGCAGACTGTCTGATCTTGGATTGGCAGTGGAAGTTAAAGAGGGAAAGACCATCAATCAGAGG GCTGGGACAAATGGTTATATGGCTCCGGAAATCCTGAAGGACGAAAATTACAGCTATCCTGTGGACTGGTTTGCTATGGGGTGTAGTATTTATGAGATGATTGCTGGGCGAACACCATTTAAAGATTACAAAGAAAAGGTGAATAAAGATGAAGTTAAAAGAAGAACTCTGGAAGATGAGGTGAAATTTGAACACGCCAACTTTTCAGAGGAAGCAAAAGATATTTGCCGACTGTTTTTGGCCAAGAAAAAAGAGAACCGTTTAGGAAGCAG AAATGAAGATGATGACCCAAGAAAACATAGTTTCTTCAAAACAATAAATTTCCACAGGCTAGAGGCAAACCTTGTTGACCCTCCATTTGTGCCAGATCCATCAGTTGTCTATGCCAAAGATATTGGAGACATTGCTGACTTCTCTGAAGTACGAGGAATTGAGTTTGATGACAAAGATAAGAAGTTCTTCCAAAAGTTTGCAACAGGTGCTGTCCCCATACCCTGGCAGGAAGAAATTATTGAAACAGGACTGTTTGAAGAACTGAATGATCCTAACAGAGTAGAATCCGGGAAATATGCAAATGGAGGTGAAGCTAAGTCAGGAGTTTGTTTATTGTTGTAA